In the Granulosicoccus antarcticus IMCC3135 genome, AGCCAGCGCCCGCACCAACACACTGCATACACGACTATATCGAGAAGAGCGCGAACATCGAGTCACACTGATTACCGATCTGCGCAGCTCCATGTTCACAGGCACACATGAACTACGCTCGGTTAAAGCCTGTCGCGTAGCAGCAAGATTACTATGGCAAGCGGTCGAAGGAGGCAGTCGAACCAGTGTCGTTGGGGTTTGCGACACCGGACTATTTGCTAGTGAATACGGTAACGGCCATCGTGCCGCGATAGATGCCTGTGGACTGCTGAGCCGCCGCTTTGAGGATGCCCGACAACAAGCCACGTCGAGCCTGCAACGTTCCTCATTGAACAGCGATAAGCACGAATCAACCGATGTGCTGATCACCCTGCCCGGAGCCTACACAGAGCATGGCGAACCGCCTGTGACATTCGAACAGGTCGCCCATTGGCTGATCACACAACGACGGCTACATGGGACGATAATATGGATTAGCGCTTTTGATCAATTGGGTGACAAGTTCAACGAGGCAATGCAGATACTGTCACAAGCGACCAGACAAGCCGCCGTACACATCAACGATGTCATGCTGGAGCAGGCCCTGCCAACGGGTCGCTATGGTTATCGTTCTGGCGATCCGTCGAACTGGACCCAGAACCGAGCCCCTCATGCCATCACGATCAATCGTCAACAACGCCAGCGTTTGCAACAGCAACTCTCAGAACAGAAACAACAGCGCATTGCACGCTTCTCGGATCTGCTGATTCCCTTGCTGGATACAGATGCTGGCAATACGCAGATTGTCACCGTTCTACGCCAACACGGTTACCTGCCTTGAACAGCGAGCAACTTCTCAGCCAACTGCGAGACATACAGCTGCCCCCTGCACCTGAAAGTGTGCCTGCCTGGCTCATTGCCGCCAATTTGTTGTTGCTGCTTACTCTGTTACTGGGAATTTACCGACTCTGGCGTCTGAAAAAAAATATTTGGCGACACGATGCATTGAACCAGGTGCTCAAAGCCCGCTCCATGGAGCCTGCAGCGGCGATGCTGGCGCTGGCAAAACTGCTCAGACAAATCATGCTGCACAGAGGGCACGATATTTCCAAGACCGGGCGTTCCTGGCTGAGCAGCCTGGATGTTGCCTTTGATACGAACTGGTTCACACAGGCAGAAGGACAGGCATTCGGCAGCTCCTTATACCGACAATCGACTATCAACAACAATGAACTGCAACTGCTGTGTCTGCATCTTGAGCGTCTTATAAAAGCTCTGCCAGCCAGGGCGAAGAGCACGGCTCAGCAACAACGGCCACATCACGGTTCATGATTCACTTCAACTGGCCATGGGTGTTGCTGCTGTTGCCTGTTCCATGGCTGTTCAAGCTCTTGTCGACAAAGCCTGTATCAGCAGCTATCGATATACCGCCGACAATGGAGCACGCATTGCAGTCTCTGACTGGCGACACGAAGAATCCTGTGGATATCAGGCAGATTCTGCTTTGGCTTTCCTGGCTGTCTCTACTGCTGGCAATTGCTCAACCCTGGCAACCCGGAGATGCGGTAGTACAACCAGTCAGTGGCCGTGCCATTGCCCTGGCCATCGACATTTCAGGCAGCATGGAACGACAGGATTTTTCATTCAACGGGCAAACCAGCGATCGTCTCAGTATCGTCAAAAAGGTAGCCGGTGACTTCGTCATTCAACGCAAGGGGGATCGATTGAGTCTTGTACTGTATGGCAAACAGGCTTTCATCGCATCGCCACTGACCTTCGATCTGCCTGCATTGAGCCATATACTCGACAGCGCAGGCATTGGCATGGCAGGCCGCTCAACCGCAATTGGCGACGCCATCGGCCTGGCTATCCAGACCTTGCAAAGCGATCCGGCTGGCCAGAAGGCCATCTTGTTACTCTCGGACGGCACCAACAATGCAGGCTCGGTTGAACCGGAAAGCGCTGCAGAACTTGCCAGCACCCTGGGCATCCGTATCCATACCATTGCTCTGGGTAGCGTCGATGGGGAACTGGAGGGCTATAGCACTGCGCAGTCTGCGGATCTGGATGAAGCAACGCTTGCATCGGTGGCAGAAAAAGCTGGCGGCCTGTTTTTCAGGGCCACCAGCAGCGATGAACTGCAACAGATCTACACAGCCATTGATGAGCTTGAACGCGCAGAGGTGGAAGCACCACCTGTAATTCTGCGCAACGACCTTCGACAGTGGCCACAAGCGGTATTGTTGCTCTGCCTGTTGCTGCTGGCAAGCCGCCAGCGACTGTCCCGATGAACATGAGCTGGCAAATCGGTGAATGGTTGATTCTTCGTCCGCTGTGGTTATTACCGGCATTGCTACTGGTGATTGCAGCCTTCGTGTGGCGACCTGACAGCTATCACAATCATTGGCGCAAGATCCTGTCGCCCGCTCTGTTCCGTTTTCTGGGTGCTGACACCCGTCGCGCATCACGATGCAATCTGCCACTGCTGGTTGCCGCTGTGGCAGCCCTGAGCTTCTGCCTGCCGGTCCAGCGGCAAAGTGATGATGACACCTGGCGTCACAGCATCGGCTGGCTGGCGGTGGCTGATGTCTCACGTTCAATGACACTAGACGATACCGTGCCCTCCCGTCTCGCTGCCATGCGCGAGGCACTGGCTCAATTATCCCGCCAGGCTGGAGCCAGACCCATCGCCTTGATCCTGTTCTCCGGAGATGCATTTCTGATAGCGCCACCGGCCTTCGATCGATCGATATTCAATGAACATACCGCCTTGCTGGAACATGGCGTCATTCCAGTCGAAGGCTCTAACCTGGCACGGGCTCTCTCACTGGCAACATCAGTCATAGAAGACAGCCAGTTGCTCAGGACGCGCATATTCGTGCTCGGTGACTCGGGCGGTATCGGTAAAAGCAGCATCGCCGCAGCACGCTTTCTGGCCGATGCCGGCCATCAAGTCGATACACTGGTATTTGGCTCATCCGAGCCCATGCAAGAAACAAGCAGCGATGAGCGTGGTGATGAAACCGCTGTTGACTGGCAACAGGCACAGGCGCTGTCCAGAGCCGGTCATGGCATCAGCGTCAGGGCCAACAGCTTTGGCGTCATTGATTATGATCAACTTGAGCTGGACAAGCAATCCAGTGTCTCGACCCACGCAGCACTCAGCAGCCTTGTGTGGCAGGATCAATCACACTGGTTACTACTACTGGGCATACCACTACTACTGCAATTGTTCCGCCAGGAGTCAGCACACTGATGCGCAGGCTAGCAGCTTACCTGCACCCTCTGCGATGCATACTGGTGTTCAGCCTGGTCCTCGCTAGCGCCGTACCTGCATCAGCCAGCGACGACAATCTGCTGGCCCACCGCTTGTTCGAGCAAGGAGACTTTGTTCGTGCGGGCGAGATATTCACCGATCCGGCCTGGAAAGGCGTGGCGTTTTATCGCTCAGAGCAATGGTGGCGTGCAGCCGAAGCTTTTGTCAGAGCTGATGATCCCGTGTCGGCATTCAACCTGGGCAATTGCTATGTGCAATTGGGATATCTGGAACTGGCACTGGATGCCTATCAGCAGGCATTACTGCTGGACTCCTCACTTGAGGCGGCGGCCGACAATGCGAAGTTGATGCGCAAACTACTGGCAGCAGAGGACAAACAGAAACAACAAGGCGGACGTCAACCATCGGGCGAGGAAATAGAGCGCCTTGAAACCCAGGATGAGACTCACGAACGCGGCAGTGGCGAAGGCGGTGATGAGCAAAGCGATATCAGTGAAGCTGCCCCGACCGAACAGTCCGATGAACAAGGCAAACAAAGCATGAAAAGCGGCGAAGATGCTCAGACGGGTCAGGGAGGACAGGCCAGCAAGCAAGAACACCAAGCCGCTGAGAAACAGGATGGCGGCGCGCTCAAGGGTGAGAGCAGTGATGAGAGCCCCCAGAATAGCGCCTCCGGCGAAGCTGAGTCAGAGACTCTCTCAGATGATTCTCTGGCAGCAGGCGTGCGAAGTACCCTGGAAACCGAGCAGGCTACAACGCAATGGCTTAACCGGATCAGCCATGACTCAGCCCTGTTTCTGCAACGACGTATCCGACTGGAGCAACGTCGCAGACTGGCCGCCGGGCAATCCGCACCTGCAGGTGGCAGCTCATGGTGAGGCATCTGGCTCTACTTGGCTGCCTTCTGATATGGATATGTACCACCACTGCCCTGCTCATCCCCAAAGCTCAAGCTGCCGATGTAGTGCCCTCCATAACACTCACAGGCAGTGACGAGCCTGTGTATCTGGGGGATAGTGTCTTCATCGAACTCGAAATCGTTGGTATCGAAGAGCCACTGGATATCAACCCTCTGCTCCAAGGGGCCGACCTGTTACGTGAAACGACGGGTACCCGCATTGCCGTCATGAATGAACAAGTCGTTGATATGAAATCACGACGCATGGAGCTGGTCCCACGTCGTGAAGGTCGTGTCATTTTCGGCCCTCTATCGGGAAGCAGCATCAAGGGTCAGGTGACATCGAATGCGATCGTGATCGAGGTGCTGCCGCCTGCCCAGCTGGACTGGCAACCCACACAGGATGATCTGCAGATCCAGCTTTCGCTCAGCCTTGGTGACGGCGAGGTCCTGTCACAGGTCTATATCGGGCAGCACATCATTGCCGATATCGAACTCAGACACAAATACCCGATTGCCGACGAGCAAATCACTTTGCCAGACTTTAACGGTTTTGATGTCTTGGAGCAGTATGTCGAACGCAGAACACTGGACAAGCAAGGTGACGGGGAATCATGGCGCCTTACTGCCTGGCGCTATCATTTGTTCCCCCAGCATTCAGGCGAACTGAGCCTGGCTGCTCTCACCTGGAAAGGCACCGCTATTCGATCACGCACACAACGTGCGACATTCGACAAACACTCTCAGTTCCCGACTTTGCAGATCAGACCAGCCACCAGCAGCTCTGACTGGTGGCTACCTGCCAGTCAGGTCTCACTCAGCAACACCTGGTCCAAGGACCCCAGAGAATTGACAGCGGGTGACGAAATTCTCAGAACCATCACACTCACCGCACGTGATGTACTGGCCAGTCATCTACCGGTCGTTGTTCCCCCTGAAAGCCGCGCCTTGACAACAACCCTAATCGGACAAACCCGATCCCAGCAACTGTCAGGCAATCATACAACTGCCACAGCAGTGTTTGAATTTCGAATGACGGCCCAAAGCCCCATTCCCGTGTTTCTGGATACGGTGCGAGTGCCCTGGTTCAGTACGGTCGAGGCCATTCCCAGAGAGGTCATCATTCCCGCCCGCCGCATCAATGTCGGACTACCTGATCGTGCCGATTTGCTGGCCAGCCTGGCACTGGAGAATAACTGGCTTGATGCCTTCCTGTTACGACTTGAAGGTAATGTAACTCGACTGATACCCTGGCATATCACACTTGTATTATTGTCTATTGCAGCAGCCTTGATCTGGCTGCTACAACTGGTGCACTGGTACAAACGCCGCCGCCGGTACAAACAAGACGTCAATTCGAGCGTACTACCTGATCTTTGAGCAGAAGCAAAGTGAAGTAAGACGACTCTCAATCCATGCCACGAATCGCAACAAACGTACGGCCGATTGAGTTCCGTGCAATTCGTAGTATTCTTGCTCAACCGCCGCACGCATTACCGGCGTACCGCGCTGATCTGAAGCCTTCAGTGTCTCGTTTTCGGACTTCGGTGGTATAACAAACAAGGCATTCATCATTGATATGTAACTTATGTGGACTCCCCCTGTGTCAACAACAAAATTGCATAAATGAAGAAATAGATGCGTACTTATGTACGAGCTCTCGATTGAGTAGCGAACTCAGGCTCTGTGATATTTACGCGGGACGTGTTTTCAATTCTACTCAACGAGCTCAAGGCTCTTCGTTACTAACTGAGTTAACACGCTGATTTTTATCTTCGTTTTTGCATCTTCATCGTTGGAACGCTTTTTAGACGGCGACAGGATCCGCCTTATATTCGGTACCTTGTGTGAGCATGGCAAATGCCGTCCTCACGTTTTTGTTGGCCAGAGCAACCGCCGCGATTTTCTTGCCTCGTCGCGCGACCAGCTGCTTATGTGGACTCCCCCTGTGTCAACAACAAAATTGCATAAATGAAGAAATAGATGCGTACTTATGTACGAGCTCTCGATTGAGTAGCGAACTCAGGCTCTGTGATATTTACGCGGGACGTGTTTTCAATTCTACTCAACGAGCTCAAGGCTCTTCGTTACTAACTGAGTTAACACGCTGATTTTTATCTTCGTTTTTGCATCTTCATCGTTGGAACGCTTTTTAGACGGCGACAGGATCCGCCTTATATTCGGTACCTTGTGTGAGCATGGCAAATGCCGTCCTCACGTTTTTGTTGGCCAGAGCAACCGCCGCGATTTTCTTGCCTCGTCGCGCGACCAGCTGCTGTATCCACACCTCTTTACTGGTGACCGCTGTTCTTTTGCACACCTGTGCAACGACTGCCATCGCTCCGGTAATAAGCTGGCTCCGCAACAAGCTGTTTTTCACATACCTGCCGATTGAGCCGAGCTTTACCTTGCCTCCCGATGTGTGCTGTATCGGAGTCAATCCGATGCATGCCGAGGCATCCTTACCTTTGCAAAACGAACCCAGGTCCGCGCAGCCCAGTGCTATATACAGGTTCACGGCATTGATTACTCCCACCCCTTCCAGCTTGAGCAGCCGCTTGCAATCTTCATGCTGCTCAACTAATTCCTCCAGGCACCCATCGTATATAGCTATGGATTTGATGATGCTCAGGTGGTGTTGCCAGGCGGTATGCAACGCCTCTCTAAAAGCTGCCGAGAATTCATTCTCCGCATCTTCAAGCACAGATTCTA is a window encoding:
- a CDS encoding DUF58 domain-containing protein; its protein translation is MNVPETDNLDDPSVSISVQSLLDERHSTHTSTLHQPAGTGQWTGNFRGSRRGHGTDFDDLRHYSPGDEIRHIDWKASARTNTLHTRLYREEREHRVTLITDLRSSMFTGTHELRSVKACRVAARLLWQAVEGGSRTSVVGVCDTGLFASEYGNGHRAAIDACGLLSRRFEDARQQATSSLQRSSLNSDKHESTDVLITLPGAYTEHGEPPVTFEQVAHWLITQRRLHGTIIWISAFDQLGDKFNEAMQILSQATRQAAVHINDVMLEQALPTGRYGYRSGDPSNWTQNRAPHAITINRQQRQRLQQQLSEQKQQRIARFSDLLIPLLDTDAGNTQIVTVLRQHGYLP
- a CDS encoding DUF4381 family protein, producing the protein MNSEQLLSQLRDIQLPPAPESVPAWLIAANLLLLLTLLLGIYRLWRLKKNIWRHDALNQVLKARSMEPAAAMLALAKLLRQIMLHRGHDISKTGRSWLSSLDVAFDTNWFTQAEGQAFGSSLYRQSTINNNELQLLCLHLERLIKALPARAKSTAQQQRPHHGS
- a CDS encoding VWA domain-containing protein: MIHFNWPWVLLLLPVPWLFKLLSTKPVSAAIDIPPTMEHALQSLTGDTKNPVDIRQILLWLSWLSLLLAIAQPWQPGDAVVQPVSGRAIALAIDISGSMERQDFSFNGQTSDRLSIVKKVAGDFVIQRKGDRLSLVLYGKQAFIASPLTFDLPALSHILDSAGIGMAGRSTAIGDAIGLAIQTLQSDPAGQKAILLLSDGTNNAGSVEPESAAELASTLGIRIHTIALGSVDGELEGYSTAQSADLDEATLASVAEKAGGLFFRATSSDELQQIYTAIDELERAEVEAPPVILRNDLRQWPQAVLLLCLLLLASRQRLSR
- a CDS encoding VWA domain-containing protein, whose protein sequence is MSWQIGEWLILRPLWLLPALLLVIAAFVWRPDSYHNHWRKILSPALFRFLGADTRRASRCNLPLLVAAVAALSFCLPVQRQSDDDTWRHSIGWLAVADVSRSMTLDDTVPSRLAAMREALAQLSRQAGARPIALILFSGDAFLIAPPAFDRSIFNEHTALLEHGVIPVEGSNLARALSLATSVIEDSQLLRTRIFVLGDSGGIGKSSIAAARFLADAGHQVDTLVFGSSEPMQETSSDERGDETAVDWQQAQALSRAGHGISVRANSFGVIDYDQLELDKQSSVSTHAALSSLVWQDQSHWLLLLGIPLLLQLFRQESAH
- a CDS encoding tetratricopeptide repeat protein, producing the protein MRRLAAYLHPLRCILVFSLVLASAVPASASDDNLLAHRLFEQGDFVRAGEIFTDPAWKGVAFYRSEQWWRAAEAFVRADDPVSAFNLGNCYVQLGYLELALDAYQQALLLDSSLEAAADNAKLMRKLLAAEDKQKQQGGRQPSGEEIERLETQDETHERGSGEGGDEQSDISEAAPTEQSDEQGKQSMKSGEDAQTGQGGQASKQEHQAAEKQDGGALKGESSDESPQNSASGEAESETLSDDSLAAGVRSTLETEQATTQWLNRISHDSALFLQRRIRLEQRRRLAAGQSAPAGGSSW
- a CDS encoding BatD family protein produces the protein MVRHLALLGCLLIWICTTTALLIPKAQAADVVPSITLTGSDEPVYLGDSVFIELEIVGIEEPLDINPLLQGADLLRETTGTRIAVMNEQVVDMKSRRMELVPRREGRVIFGPLSGSSIKGQVTSNAIVIEVLPPAQLDWQPTQDDLQIQLSLSLGDGEVLSQVYIGQHIIADIELRHKYPIADEQITLPDFNGFDVLEQYVERRTLDKQGDGESWRLTAWRYHLFPQHSGELSLAALTWKGTAIRSRTQRATFDKHSQFPTLQIRPATSSSDWWLPASQVSLSNTWSKDPRELTAGDEILRTITLTARDVLASHLPVVVPPESRALTTTLIGQTRSQQLSGNHTTATAVFEFRMTAQSPIPVFLDTVRVPWFSTVEAIPREVIIPARRINVGLPDRADLLASLALENNWLDAFLLRLEGNVTRLIPWHITLVLLSIAAALIWLLQLVHWYKRRRRYKQDVNSSVLPDL
- a CDS encoding IS110 family transposase; translation: MKNTIVGVDLAKDVIQVCVYASKKVQSNTEMTHHEFLEWLFTSSSTTVVFEACGTSNYWKQKATEAGHAAHLISADLVSKIRQNQKTDKNDALAIVQASMLPDISFIKGKTIEQQQLQTILRLRELSVKQKTASGNQLKALLLEFNIRVSARNGGLGGVIESVLEDAENEFSAAFREALHTAWQHHLSIIKSIAIYDGCLEELVEQHEDCKRLLKLEGVGVINAVNLYIALGCADLGSFCKGKDASACIGLTPIQHTSGGKVKLGSIGRYVKNSLLRSQLITGAMAVVAQVCKRTAVTSKEVWIQQLVARRGKKIAAVALANKNVRTAFAMLTQGTEYKADPVAV